The nucleotide window ATGCACAAGTCGCACATCTTGCATCGCAGGCGGTGCGCCCGTGACTCGGTCTATCAAGTCCGCCTCGCTGGAACCCGCGCGGGACGGGTTGCAGCGATTGGAACCGATGTCGTCCGTGCCACCGCGCTTTGCGTCAACGCCGCTCGAGCGCACATTGCACGCTCAATCTGGTACCGAGCCGGATGGCTCGGCGGCGATTCCGTCCAACGCAGCGACAGTCCTCGGGAACGAGGGCCTCGGCTACCCGTTTCGGACAATGGTCGTGCTTGCCGCGGTGCTCGCTCTCGCTGTGCTGTGGTTTATTCCGCGACTGGGCCAGACCCCGGTCTTGCTGCTAACGGCGTTCATCGGACTGCTGGCCTTCGCGCTCATATGGCTGCGCACCCGACAACTCATTTCCGCTCGCTCGCAAAACACGCGTGTACTTGCAGCGCTTGGCACTGCGGCGTCTGAGATTCCAGTTCGATTGCGGACGAATATGCCTCTGGTTGTCGTCACCGGCGACGGCTTGCCTGCGATCTTCGATCGCGCTGGCGAAGCGCGCTTCGCGCATATCGGCGATGGTGCAATCTGGATACGCGCGGAACGGCCGCGGGATCTGCCGAAACTTTCGGTTGCGGTCCGACAGTGGCGCAATGGCCGGGCGCCAGATGGCTTTGTGCTTTCGGTCGCGCCGGCTCTGCATTCGGACCTCGACACGTTGACGCAAAGACTTCGCGTGATGCGTCAGGCGATAGCCGACGCGTCACGAATGCTTCGCGCGCGTTTGCCTGGCTACCTCGCCATCTATCAGCGCGTAACGGCAGATGGAGATCCACATGGAACAGCCGCCGCAATGATCGATGGCGTAGGCGGCACGAACTCGTCTACCTTATCGAAAGCAACGCCGAATACCACGGCCGAATCTGGCTCGCAGTCGTCGAGGTTCATGGCGGGCCGCACGGACCCCCTGTGGTATGGCGCGTCATCAACCACGCGCATTCGTCCGCAGGGAGTGGCTTCCGGCCGCCTGGAAAAAATACCCGGGGACAGCGCTGCCGGGCTCTTCGAATCCATCACCAAGGCCGCCGAAGCCACCGCGTTAAGCATCAGTGCGTCAAATATCAGTGCGTCAAATATCAGTGCGTCAAATGCCAGTGCATTAAACGCCGAAGCCTTAAGCGCGGATGTGCGACGAGCCAGTTCAATCCATCGGGCGGTCACCCGCGCCGCCGCCCTGCCATTGCTCATCGACTGGACCCGGAGGATCGTGATCGAGGCATTAACCGACGATCGGCAGCCTTCGGCGCCGTGCACGCTGCATGGCGTCGGCTGGGTCGATTGCGGTCCCGCAACCGGCAGAGGCAAGCCTTGGGAAAGAGACGTCGAGTCGCGAACCGCCGTCGTACCAGCAACCATGCCGGCATCGCCGTTGCCCTGGCCTCTGCCGCAGCCGCTCATTGAAGCGATGCCGCAGCAGCGCTGGGTACCGCCCCGGGTCGCTGCGCTCGCGCACGCTTTAGCGCTGACCGCATGCGCGGCGGCAATCGCCTTCTGGGGCGCTGCGTCGAACAACGTGACCTTGATCGACCGTATCGGCGCCGACCTTCAACGGTACGCGAAAATTCCCGCGGCACGGGATACCGCGAGACGCGACGCGCTACAGGCGCTCGTCGCAGATCGCGATCAGCTCGAGCATTACGCGCGCCTCGGTGTTCCATTGCAGCTGTCGTTCGGCATGTACCGCGGCGCTCAACTGATGCCGGCGCTGAACGACGCAATCGCGACGTACCAGCCCCCTGAGGCGCCTCCGGCAGTCGTCACGCTCGACAGCATGTCGTTATTCGACAGCGGCAGCGCGCAACTAAAACAAGGCTCGACGCGTGCGATGGTTGGTGCGCTCGAGATGATCAGGGCGAATCCTCGCAAGCGGATTCTCGTTGCTGGGCACACCGACGCAGCCGGCGCACCGGACCGCAACTTGCGGCTGTCGATTGCACGTGCAGCCGCCGTACGCGACTGGCTGATCGACGCGTCGGGCATGCCGGCCACGCAGTTCGCCATCCAGGGGTATGGCGATACGCGGCCCATCGCAAGCAACGACGCATCCGAGGGTCGCTCAAAGAACCGGCGCGTCGAAATCACGCTCGTACCCGATACGGCTCCACAGCCCGTTGATGGCGCGTCGACGGCGCATCGATTACACATTGGTCACGGATCTGTATCCAACCGATTCACCAATCCGTCTAAGTCCCGAAGCGCTCCGCTTCGGGAATGGGAACCCCGGAGCCATCGCTCCGGGATATCGTTGCAGTACGAAACAGCAGGAAAAGGGAGAGAAAATGGCGATTCCAGCATATATGTGGCTCAAGGATGATGGCGGCGCGGACATCAAAGGCTCGGTGACGGTGCAAGGCCGTGAAGGTAGTGTCGAGCTTGTCGCGTTCGATCACAGCGTCCACATTCCGACCGACGGCAACACCGGCAAGCTCACAGGCACCCGCGTGCACAAGCCGATTACCCTCACCAAAGAGACGGACTCGTCCACCCCGTATCTCTATAAGGCGGTGACGAGCGGACAAACCCTCAAGAACGTTGAAATCAAGTGGTACAGGATCGACGACGCGGGCAAGGAAAAGGAATACTTCAACACGAAGCTCGACAACGTGAAGATTGTCGCCGTCAAGCCGAAGATGCTCGATATCAAGAACCCGGACTTCGAGAAGCACAACCATCTGGAAGACGTGGAACTGCGTTACGAGACGATCACATGGTCTTACAAAGACGGCAACATCATCCATAAGGACACATGGAACGAGCGATCCTGATCGTTTGAGCCGATGTCGTGCGGCGCACTCTGCCACGCATCTGCTACGCACTTGCCACCCAGGCGCCTAAGGTAGTACCGGCGCCACACGACAGTCCTGAAAGCACTTGTTTCGCCAGCTCGCTGCGCGGCGCGGCTGGCGCATCAAACCGACGATCAACGGCAGCCAAACGCCACACCAGACGCAACGCACGTCTGCCACGCTTTTCTGGCCGTGTCATTTCATCCCCGCGAGACGATCGAAGCATGTCCGTTACGAATACCCGAGATACGTCTGCGCTGCTGCGCAGGCTCAACCCTCACTGCGCGCGCGCACTCGAAGCAGCCGCGAACCTTTGTCAGGCGCGTCTTGCGGGCGAAATTTCCGTCGAGCACTGGCTATTGAAACTGATTGAGGCCGGCGACGGCGATGTCCCGGCGCTGCTCGAGCATTGCGACATCGATATCGATGCACTGTGGCACGCGCTGCTCGAATCGATCGACCGTGCGCCACGCAATTTGCGCGGCAAGCCAGCCCTGTCGTTGCAGGCTGCTACCGTATTGCAAGATGCGTGGAGCCTCGCGTCGCCGGACGCCTTGAGTGACACCACGGGCGACGCAATCCGCTCGAGCCAATTACTCCAGGCTATCGTGCAAGCGCCACACGTGTTGCATACGCGCCGCGCGCTTTCTCTGCTACCGCTGTCCGCTGCACAGATCAGCAGGCTGATACCGCGGCTCGGTTCCCGATCGGTCGAACACATTCCGACGCCGCCACCTGTTCCCCAATCGGCCACCTATACGCTTCCGCCCGGGCAAACCGGAGCAATCGGACCCACCGAATCCATCGGAGCCATCGCCGCAACAAAAGCCACCGACGAAACCGCCGCCCGTGCGACCCATCGGTGCCCTCAACCCGCATCCACACGCAAACAAGCGGAGGACATGTCATCGTCCGCGCCGGCATCTCATCAACGCCGCTCTAACGCATATCAAGCAACACCGTCTGCCGGCGAGTCTGCCGGCGAAGCTCTCTCCCGCTTCGCGCTCGACCTGACCGATAAGGCACGCCGCGGCGAAATCGACCCGGTCTTCGGACGCGATCGTGAAATCCAGCAGATGGTCGATGTCCTCGTGCGCCGGCGTAAGAACAATCCGATTCTCGTCGGCGAACCCGGTGTCGGCAAAACGGCGCTCGTGGAGGGGCTTGCATTGCGCGTCGCAGAAGGGAACGTGCCGAATCCGATCCGCGACGTGCGTATTCTTACGCTCGACCTCGCACTGTTGCAGGCCGGCGCCGGCGTCAAAGGCGAGTTCGAACAGCGTCTCAAGAACGTCATCGACGAGGTGCGCGCGTCACCGGTACCGATCCTGATTTTTATCGACGAAGCGCATACCTTGATTGGCGCCGGCAACGCCGCTGGCGCAGCCGATGCGGCCAACCTGCTGAAACCCGCGCTCGCGCGCGGCGAACTGCGGACCATCGCGGCGACCACATGGTCGGAGTTCAAGGAGCTTTTCGAGCGCGACGCCGCACTCGAACGCCGCTTTCAGATCGTCAAAGTGGACGAGCCCGACGACGAAGCCGCATGCCTGATGCTACGCGGGCTCGTCAACCGCTACGCGCAATACCATCGCGTACACATCCGCGATGACGCACTCGTTGCGGCAGTCAGGCTGTCACGTCGCTATATTCCCGCGCGGCAGTTACCCGACAAGGCCGTCGACCTCATCGATACCGCGGCGGCCCGGGTCCGCATGACGCTCGAGTCGCCGCCGGCGGAATTGCAACGCGTGCGCGCAGCGGTCGCCGCGCTCGAACTGGAACGCGCAACGCTCGATGCAGACGCGGCGGCCGGCATCGAAGACCATCAAATCGGTCAAACGCGCCGTGCCACCCTCGACGCGCTGCTCTTAACCACTACCGAAGAACAAAAGAAACTGCAGGCGCGATACGAACAGGAGCTCGCTCTCGTCACCGCGCTGCACGCACGCCGCGACGCCGAACCACCGATGCGCGATCCGCTCGCGCTAAGCACCGCACGCGAGGCGCTCGCCGACGTCCAACGCAGCTCGCCGCTCGTGTTCGCGGAAGTCGATGCGCAAGCGGTCGCACGTGTGGTCGCCGATTGGACCGGCATCCCGGTTGGCGATCTCGTCGACGACGAGCTGCAGCGCCTGCTTACACTCGAAGCACAGCTTGCGCAGCGTGTCGTCGCGCAAGACGATGCACTTGCCGCGCTTGCACAAAGCCTGCGCACCGCCAAAGCGGGGCTCGGCAACGAGCGGGCTCCGCTCGGCGTGTTTCTGCTCGCCGGCCCGTCCGGCGTCGGCAAGACCGAAACGGTGCTGGCGATCGCCGACCTGCTGTTCGGCGGCGAGGCCGCGTTGACCACGATCAACATGTCCGAGTATCAGGAAGCGCATACGGTCTCGCAATTAAAGGGGGCGCCGCCCGGCTACGTCGGTTATGGACGCGGCGGCATTCTGACCGAGGCAGTCAGGCGACGTCCATTCAGCGTCATCCTGCTCGACGAAGTCGAGAAAGCGCACCGCGACGTGCTGGACCTTTTCTATCAGGTATTCGATCGCGGCACGATGCGCGACGGCGAAGGACGCGAGATCGACTTCCGCCATTGCGTGATTTTGATGACGTCGAACCTCGGCAGCACGCAAATCGACGACGCGAGCGCCGATAACCGGGCGATCTCGCAAGCGGAACTGCTCGAAGCCATCCGCCCGTCGCTCACGGCGCACTTTCAGCCAGCGCTGCTCGCGCGCTTCCAGACGCTCGTCTATCGGCCCCTCGACCTGCCCGCGCTTGCATCGATCCTGCGGCTCAAGCTCGCGAAAGTCGCCGACCGCCTGCGCCGGCAGCACGATGTCCGGTTCGCGTGCGACGAGGCGCTAGTCGACGCGCTGGCACAACACTGCGTCGCGCGCGACTCGGGCGCGCGCAGCATCGACGCATTCATCGATCAGCGCATTTTGCCCACCGTTGCGCGTGAATTGCTCGTGCGCATCGCAACCGGCACCGTGCCCGCCGAAGTGCGGCTTTCGGGTTCACCGGAGGGCCAGCTCACAATCGACTTTATCGAACGCGACATCGCGCAAGGCCGCCATACGCCTCCAATCACTGCCACTGCCACTGCGACCGCATAACAAACGCCCCCTCAACCAGCCTACCCGCGAAACCATGCCCGCCGGCCCATCCCTCCATGATGTCCTGCTCGCGCATATCGACGGCGAGCCGCTCGACGCGCACAGCGATCGCACGCTCGAGTGTCTGAGCGTGCAGCAAAACGTGCGCCGCATTCTGAACACACGAGCCGGCGCGCTCAAACATCTGCCGGACTACGGGCTGCCCGACCTGACCAGCATCTATAAGGCTTTGCCGTCATCCGCACACCGGCTCAAGGAACAGATGGAAGCCACGCTGCTCAAGTACGAGCCGCGTATCCGCTCGATCGACGTCACGATTATCGACAACGATGACCCCGGCGTGCTCGTCAGCTTCGAAATGGCGTGCCATCTACGCAACGCCGGGCTCGTGCGGTTCGGCACGCACTTCGAGCCGCCCGGCCGGATGCGTATCGAGCCGCGTTGAGCGCAGCCGCATTCACCCCTTATCGGACACCACGAACGGCAACCGTCGGAACTAGCGGCTCCTCACCACATCCGCTGCTTCGACAATCATCTGCGTCACGACCTGCGGCGTTGCAATCATCGGCGAATGGTCGACCGCATGCGAATGCACCCGCGCATTCATGCGCGTGGCGAGCGCCACTTGTGTCTCGGGATTGATCATCCGGTCCTGTTCGGCCACGAGATACCAGTTGGGCCGCTCTCGCCAGAGCGGTCCCTCGATCGGCACGCCAATGCACGCCGCTGAAATCGGCCGCTGCACGGCGGCGAGCACCGCCAGTTCATCCGCGCTCGCCTGCTGCGCGAATGCCGCTGCGAAGGCGTCGTCCGGCAGCCAGATCAATCCGTCGCGGTCCGGCGCCAGTTGCGGTGCCTGCGGATGCGCGGCGCCGCGATAGAACACGTCGGCTACCGTCTCGCCGTGATCCGGCGCCAGCGCCGCGATATAAACGAGCGCCTTCACCTTCTCGTCGTGTGCCGAGCCGATTACCGCGCCTCCATAGGCGTGTCCGGCCAGCACAACCGACCCATCGATCCGATCGAGCACGCGATTCAATGCCGCCGTGTCGTCGGCAAACGTCGTCAGCGGCAACGGCGCCGCCACGGCCTTCATGCCCCATCCACGCAACAGGGCGATCACCTTGCTCCAACTCGATCCATCGGCCCATGCGCCATGCACGAGCACGACCGTCACATCGTTCAAAGCCATTTTTCTGCTCCATCAGGAATCGCTGCTATTGATCACGAAAACCCCCGCGGAAACCCAAGCCACGACCTCAAAAAAGCCTACGTTCCAATATCGCCCTCGGTGCCGTCATTTTGTAACCCGAATAATTTTATATCCGAGGTTACGACCCAGCATGTAACTAGCGAACAAAGACTGATGTGGTTATGACTGGCACACTCAATTCCGTTGGCGGATTGTCAGCGGAGCCGTTTCTCTATACCGCCGCTTTTATCGCCGACGCGCGGGGCCTCGATTTTCTGAATTTGATCGCGACGCAGGTCGATGTCGAGATCGACTCGATCGAGCGTGGCGAAGGTTGGCTGGCCTGGCTCGGGCAGGCGTCGCTCGTGCCCGAGCCGGTGCTCGACGCGTTTCGCCCGCGCGCCTTGCCCGGCGAACTCGATGCCGTCGCCGCGCAGGCGAGAAGCCTGCGTGAATGGTTCAGAGCGTTAGTCGCACGGCACATAGAGCAGCCTTTGACGACCAATGCGCCTTTACGCGATGCTGCCGTACGCGGATATCGCATCGATATCGACCGACTAAGGCCGTTTAAGTCCGTTACTCGAACGTGACGAGACCTTCACTGAAATCGTCTCGCACGACCATGGCGACAGTCTGGTATTGACACTTGAACAGCAGCGCCGCTGGCGGTCGTCCGAATCGCTGCTGCTGCCGATCGCCCAGACGCTCGCGACACTGATCTGCAACGAGAACTTTCTGCATGTGAAAGCTTGCGAGGGGCATCCAGTACACGATGCGGTTCGCCGACCATACGCGCGGCCATAGCCGCAGATGGTGCAGCATGGCCCTTTGCGGAAACGCGCGAAAGTCGCTGCGCATCGCAAACGTCAGAAAGAAATCCCGCAAGACCTGTTGCAAAACACGCTACGAGGCCCGTCGCGCAGCGTATACGGTCACTAGACCACGACAAACGCGTACGCGATTGCAAAAACGCACGGCGCGCCTCGCAACGCACGAAAACGCATTGCACGAAGCCCCGTTAAAATAAAACCCGCCATTGAGCAACCGATCGAACACTGCGCACAGAACGGCGCAAAGAATGGCGCCGAAAGCCGTTCAGCGTTTTGCAAGGTACCCACATGCGGATTCTGGTCGTCGAAGACGAGCCCAAGACGGGCGCCTATCTGAAGAAAGGTCTCGAGGAATCGGGCTATAGCGTCGACGTCGCCGCCGACGGCGCCGATGGACTGATCCTCGCGCAGGAAGAAGACTACGATGTCATCGTGCTCGACGTCATGCTGCCGACAATGGACGGCTGGGCCGTGCTGAAAACCCTGCGCGCCACGCGCTCCACACCGGTGCTGTTTCTGACCGCGCGCGACGACATCGACGACCGCGTGCGCGGCCTCGAACTCGGCGGCGACGATTACCTCGTCAAACCGTTCGCCTTCGTCGAGCTGCTCGCGCGCGTGCGCACGCTCGCACGCCGCGGGCCGCCGCGCGAAAGCGAACTACTGAAAGTGGGCGACCTCGAAATCGACGTGAACCGGCGGCGCGTCAAACGCGGCACGAATCGCATCGACCTCACGCCGCGCGAATTCTCGCTGCTGCAACTGCTCGCGCGCCGCCAGGGCGAAGTGTTGAGCCGCACGCAGATCGCGTCGTATGTGTGGGATATGAACTTCGACAGCGACACGAACGTCGTCGAAGTCGCGATTCGCAGGCTGCGCGCCAAAATCGACGATGGCTACGACGCCAGACTGATCCAGACCGTGCGCGGCGTCGGCTACGTGATCGAATGCAAAACGCCCGACTGATGGCCGGCCGGTCGCTGACCACGACGCTCGCGCTCGCGTTCGCGGGCACGACGATCGCGGTGTTCGCGCTGGTCGGCAGCGTGCTCTATTTCGCGCTCGAACGGCAGGTCACGCACCAGGACGACGACGAAATCGTGCTCGCCGCGCGTCACACGCGACGCCTTGCCAACGAGCTACGGTCGTTCGACGACGTGCGCGCGCATGCGGACCGGCTCACGAGCCAGGTGCTCGGCAACACGGCGCTGTCGATGGACGTGCGCGACTCGAACGGCAACGTGCTGTCGAGCCATAACACCGCGGGCGGCGCGACGTCGATGGTCGAGCCGCTCGTCGCGACGCAGCGCGTCGCGCAAGCCGAACGCATTACCGACACCGCCATCGTCGAAACGCAACAAGGCTCGCGCATGCCCGTGCGGGGCCTCGCCACGGATGCGCTACTGGCCGACGGCAGCGCGGTCACGATTGTCATCGCGCGCGACATGACCGACCGCTGGCTGCTGCTCGACCACTATCGCGACCGGCTGTACGGCGCGGGTTTCGGCGGCATGCTGCTCGCGTTTCTGATGAGCTGGATGCTCGTGCACGAGTCGCTGCGCCCGCTCCGCGAGCTCGCGGCACATGCTGCGGCCATCACGGTAGACCGGCTGCACGCACGTATGAAAATCGACGATGCGCCGCGCGAGCTCGCCGCCGTCATCGCATCGCTCAATGCAATGCTCGACCGGCTTGCCGGCGGCTTTCAACGGATGTCGCAATACACGGCCGATCTCGCGCACGATATGCGCACGCCGCTCGCGAATCTGCGCGGCTCGACCGAGGTCGCGTTAGCGCGGCCGCGCGGTGCCGACGAATATCAGGCCTTGCTCGAATCGAACCTCGAGGAATGCGAACGCTTGTCGCGGATGATCGAGAGCGTGCTGTTTCTTGCCCGTGCCGAGCATCCACAGTTCGTCACCCATATGAAAACGCTCGATGCGCACGCGGAACTCGCGCGCGTCGCCGATTACTTCGAGGGCATCGCCGACGATGCGGGCGTCAAGGTACGCGTGCTCGACGCCCGGCGAATCGATGACAAAACCGATAGAAAAAATGAAAGCGAAACCAGCGGCAGCGCGTTCCGGGCCGATGCGGAACTGTTCCGGCGCGCGGTGTCGAATCTGCTCGCGAATGCGATTCGCCATACGCCGCGCGGCGGCGAAATCACCCTGAGCGCGCAACCGGAGCGCGCCGCGCAGAGGCTACGCGTGAGCGTCGCGAACGAGGGCTCGCATATCGATCCGTCCGCGCTCGAGCGCGTCTTCGACCGCTTCTACCGCGCCGACCCCGCGCGGCGCACCGCGCCCGCCGGACCCGCGTCGACGGGCCTCGGCCTCGCCATCGTGCGCACGATCATGGAACTGCACGGCGGCAGTGCCTTCGCCGAAAGCGACAAAACGGGCACGCGTTTCATTCTGCTTTTCCCATTGAAGCGGAAGTAGTCGAGGTTGAAGTGGCGGATGCGAGCACCGCCCGATCCCATCCCCCGCCCAGCGCGCGCATCAACTGCACGCTTGCGTCGATACGGCGCGCGTCGATCTGGTCGACGGTGCGCTCGTTCGTCAACGCGATCGTCTGCGCGGTCACGACGTCGAGATAGCTGACCGCGCCCGCATTGAAGCGGTTCGTCGTCAGTTGCAGCGAGCGTGCCGCGGCGGCGGCCGCGAGCTGCTGCGTCTGCGCTTCGCTCGCGAGCGTCGTGAGCGCGCTGAGCTGATCTTCGACCTGCTGGAACGCGACCAGTACCGTCTGCCGATAATCGGCGACCACGCCGTCGTACTGTGCATGCGCGCCTTGCAGCGCCGCGTCGCGGCGGCCGCCATCGAAAAGCGTGCCGGCAATTTGCGCGCCGAGCGACCAGAAGAGGCTCGGCGCCGTCAGCCACGGTGCGAAGAACGTGCTCTCGAGGCCCGCGCTCGCCGACAACGTGAGGTTCGGATAATACGCCGCACGCGCTTCGCCGATCTGCGCGTTCGCCTCGGCGACGCGCCGTTCGGCCGCCGCGATGTCGGGCCGGCGTTCGAGCAGTTCGGACGGCACACCTGGCGGGATATCGGGCACCGGCACCGCGGCTGTGATCGGCGCAATCGTGAACGTCGAGGCCGGCTCGCCGATCAGCGTCGCGATCGCGTGCTGCAACTGCGCGCGCTGCAAGTCGATATCGGTGTCCTGTGTGCGCGTGCTTTCGAGTTGCGTCTGTGCCTGCGCAACCGCCGATGCATCGACGACGCCCTTCTGGAACTGCTGTTGATTGATCTTGAGCGCGGCTGCATAAGCGGTCACCGTATCGTCGAGGAGCTTCTTCTGGATATCGAGTGCACGCAGATCGAAGTAGTCGGCGGCGAGGTCCGCGCTGACAGACAGACGCACCGCATCGAGATCCGCTTGCGACGCCTGCGCCTCGTCGCGTGCACCGACCGTCGCGTCGCGCACGCGTCCGAACAGGTCGGGCTCCCAGCTCGCGTTCAGACCCGCGGAATAGTCGGGTTCCGTCACGCCCGCAAGCGAGCGGTGCTCGATGTTCTGCGACGTGCGATAGCGCAACGTCGAAGCGCCTGCGCTGACTGTCGGAAAGAAGCCCGAACGCTGATACGCGACCATGGCGCGCGCCGCCTGCAACTGCGCGACCGCTTTCCTGACGGTCTGGTTCGAGATGTCGACGCGGGCTTCGAGGCGATTCAGTTCATCGTCGTCGAAGACGGTCCACCACGGGCCGCGCGGCGTCGCATCGGCGGGCGCGGCGAGCGACCAGCCATTCGTCGATTGTGTCGGCGAAGA belongs to Paraburkholderia sp. SOS3 and includes:
- a CDS encoding CGNR zinc finger domain-containing protein — encoded protein: MRFADHTRGHSRRWCSMALCGNARKSLRIANVRKKSRKTCCKTRYEARRAAYTVTRPRQTRTRLQKRTARLATHENALHEAPLK
- a CDS encoding Hcp family type VI secretion system effector, whose product is MAIPAYMWLKDDGGADIKGSVTVQGREGSVELVAFDHSVHIPTDGNTGKLTGTRVHKPITLTKETDSSTPYLYKAVTSGQTLKNVEIKWYRIDDAGKEKEYFNTKLDNVKIVAVKPKMLDIKNPDFEKHNHLEDVELRYETITWSYKDGNIIHKDTWNERS
- a CDS encoding OmpA family protein, whose amino-acid sequence is MSSVPPRFASTPLERTLHAQSGTEPDGSAAIPSNAATVLGNEGLGYPFRTMVVLAAVLALAVLWFIPRLGQTPVLLLTAFIGLLAFALIWLRTRQLISARSQNTRVLAALGTAASEIPVRLRTNMPLVVVTGDGLPAIFDRAGEARFAHIGDGAIWIRAERPRDLPKLSVAVRQWRNGRAPDGFVLSVAPALHSDLDTLTQRLRVMRQAIADASRMLRARLPGYLAIYQRVTADGDPHGTAAAMIDGVGGTNSSTLSKATPNTTAESGSQSSRFMAGRTDPLWYGASSTTRIRPQGVASGRLEKIPGDSAAGLFESITKAAEATALSISASNISASNISASNASALNAEALSADVRRASSIHRAVTRAAALPLLIDWTRRIVIEALTDDRQPSAPCTLHGVGWVDCGPATGRGKPWERDVESRTAVVPATMPASPLPWPLPQPLIEAMPQQRWVPPRVAALAHALALTACAAAIAFWGAASNNVTLIDRIGADLQRYAKIPAARDTARRDALQALVADRDQLEHYARLGVPLQLSFGMYRGAQLMPALNDAIATYQPPEAPPAVVTLDSMSLFDSGSAQLKQGSTRAMVGALEMIRANPRKRILVAGHTDAAGAPDRNLRLSIARAAAVRDWLIDASGMPATQFAIQGYGDTRPIASNDASEGRSKNRRVEITLVPDTAPQPVDGASTAHRLHIGHGSVSNRFTNPSKSRSAPLREWEPRSHRSGISLQYETAGKGRENGDSSIYVAQG
- a CDS encoding heavy metal response regulator transcription factor, producing MRILVVEDEPKTGAYLKKGLEESGYSVDVAADGADGLILAQEEDYDVIVLDVMLPTMDGWAVLKTLRATRSTPVLFLTARDDIDDRVRGLELGGDDYLVKPFAFVELLARVRTLARRGPPRESELLKVGDLEIDVNRRRVKRGTNRIDLTPREFSLLQLLARRQGEVLSRTQIASYVWDMNFDSDTNVVEVAIRRLRAKIDDGYDARLIQTVRGVGYVIECKTPD
- a CDS encoding alpha/beta fold hydrolase; protein product: MALNDVTVVLVHGAWADGSSWSKVIALLRGWGMKAVAAPLPLTTFADDTAALNRVLDRIDGSVVLAGHAYGGAVIGSAHDEKVKALVYIAALAPDHGETVADVFYRGAAHPQAPQLAPDRDGLIWLPDDAFAAAFAQQASADELAVLAAVQRPISAACIGVPIEGPLWRERPNWYLVAEQDRMINPETQVALATRMNARVHSHAVDHSPMIATPQVVTQMIVEAADVVRSR
- the tssH gene encoding type VI secretion system ATPase TssH, whose protein sequence is MSVTNTRDTSALLRRLNPHCARALEAAANLCQARLAGEISVEHWLLKLIEAGDGDVPALLEHCDIDIDALWHALLESIDRAPRNLRGKPALSLQAATVLQDAWSLASPDALSDTTGDAIRSSQLLQAIVQAPHVLHTRRALSLLPLSAAQISRLIPRLGSRSVEHIPTPPPVPQSATYTLPPGQTGAIGPTESIGAIAATKATDETAARATHRCPQPASTRKQAEDMSSSAPASHQRRSNAYQATPSAGESAGEALSRFALDLTDKARRGEIDPVFGRDREIQQMVDVLVRRRKNNPILVGEPGVGKTALVEGLALRVAEGNVPNPIRDVRILTLDLALLQAGAGVKGEFEQRLKNVIDEVRASPVPILIFIDEAHTLIGAGNAAGAADAANLLKPALARGELRTIAATTWSEFKELFERDAALERRFQIVKVDEPDDEAACLMLRGLVNRYAQYHRVHIRDDALVAAVRLSRRYIPARQLPDKAVDLIDTAAARVRMTLESPPAELQRVRAAVAALELERATLDADAAAGIEDHQIGQTRRATLDALLLTTTEEQKKLQARYEQELALVTALHARRDAEPPMRDPLALSTAREALADVQRSSPLVFAEVDAQAVARVVADWTGIPVGDLVDDELQRLLTLEAQLAQRVVAQDDALAALAQSLRTAKAGLGNERAPLGVFLLAGPSGVGKTETVLAIADLLFGGEAALTTINMSEYQEAHTVSQLKGAPPGYVGYGRGGILTEAVRRRPFSVILLDEVEKAHRDVLDLFYQVFDRGTMRDGEGREIDFRHCVILMTSNLGSTQIDDASADNRAISQAELLEAIRPSLTAHFQPALLARFQTLVYRPLDLPALASILRLKLAKVADRLRRQHDVRFACDEALVDALAQHCVARDSGARSIDAFIDQRILPTVARELLVRIATGTVPAEVRLSGSPEGQLTIDFIERDIAQGRHTPPITATATATA
- a CDS encoding heavy metal sensor histidine kinase — encoded protein: MAGRSLTTTLALAFAGTTIAVFALVGSVLYFALERQVTHQDDDEIVLAARHTRRLANELRSFDDVRAHADRLTSQVLGNTALSMDVRDSNGNVLSSHNTAGGATSMVEPLVATQRVAQAERITDTAIVETQQGSRMPVRGLATDALLADGSAVTIVIARDMTDRWLLLDHYRDRLYGAGFGGMLLAFLMSWMLVHESLRPLRELAAHAAAITVDRLHARMKIDDAPRELAAVIASLNAMLDRLAGGFQRMSQYTADLAHDMRTPLANLRGSTEVALARPRGADEYQALLESNLEECERLSRMIESVLFLARAEHPQFVTHMKTLDAHAELARVADYFEGIADDAGVKVRVLDARRIDDKTDRKNESETSGSAFRADAELFRRAVSNLLANAIRHTPRGGEITLSAQPERAAQRLRVSVANEGSHIDPSALERVFDRFYRADPARRTAPAGPASTGLGLAIVRTIMELHGGSAFAESDKTGTRFILLFPLKRK
- the tssE gene encoding type VI secretion system baseplate subunit TssE, with the protein product MPAGPSLHDVLLAHIDGEPLDAHSDRTLECLSVQQNVRRILNTRAGALKHLPDYGLPDLTSIYKALPSSAHRLKEQMEATLLKYEPRIRSIDVTIIDNDDPGVLVSFEMACHLRNAGLVRFGTHFEPPGRMRIEPR
- a CDS encoding ABATE domain-containing protein, producing MTGTLNSVGGLSAEPFLYTAAFIADARGLDFLNLIATQVDVEIDSIERGEGWLAWLGQASLVPEPVLDAFRPRALPGELDAVAAQARSLREWFRALVARHIEQPLTTNAPLRDAAVRGYRIDIDRLRPFKSVTRT